In Nitratiruptor sp. YY09-18, a single window of DNA contains:
- a CDS encoding TrkA family potassium uptake protein — MESNSAWIIIHRMRIPLLVIIITFAISILGMTLIPGRDDQGNVYYMNFFDAFYFVSYMATTIGFGEAPYTFTYPQRLWVSFCIYLTVIGWFYGIGNIIALIQDKKLARELAVARFRTKIKKLSEPFIIILGYNNVTKEIIRRLNSEGIRIVVVDKDESKIDEIELENFIPEVPAISGDTTKPEILKIAGIHEKNCQAVVVLFEDDIKNAKIALMCKLLNKKIDIIVKSTTKDNTEHLRNIGIRHIEDPFKIVSDRIYFQITAPYIWLLEMWIFGHILRIRKREFLPKGKYIICGAGRMGKALAHALERANIEYVFIDIKSSDYKKRKQSAIYGDAEDIRILMKAGIQDASCIIAATKDDMINLTILSTAKKLNPSIYTIARENTLEDISVFKSARIDQIYILERVLAKYTYNFIARPMANRFIRYIYHKDNNWAMHVVGKLSATIGKNPDVFEMTITEENAYALYHELKKGMAINLEILRRSRTDYRKKNRIVFLMYHYEDEYTKETILMPDDNVEVKPGASLLIACDEESRIDFEYIINNYYELYYVLTGKEQHMGVFNLLGRETTSIHNAA, encoded by the coding sequence ATGGAAAGTAATAGTGCTTGGATCATCATCCATCGGATGAGGATCCCCCTCCTCGTCATTATCATTACATTTGCTATCTCTATCCTTGGCATGACTCTCATTCCTGGTCGCGATGATCAGGGTAACGTCTACTATATGAACTTCTTTGATGCCTTCTACTTCGTAAGCTATATGGCTACAACGATCGGATTTGGCGAGGCTCCCTATACCTTTACCTACCCCCAAAGACTTTGGGTGAGCTTTTGTATTTATCTCACTGTTATTGGGTGGTTTTATGGTATAGGTAACATCATCGCTCTTATCCAAGATAAAAAATTAGCACGCGAGCTTGCAGTTGCACGCTTTCGCACAAAAATCAAGAAGCTTAGTGAGCCCTTTATTATAATCCTTGGTTACAACAATGTAACAAAAGAGATCATCCGACGCCTCAATTCTGAAGGTATACGGATCGTTGTAGTGGATAAGGATGAGAGTAAAATAGATGAGATAGAACTAGAAAACTTCATTCCAGAAGTTCCAGCAATCAGTGGAGATACCACAAAACCTGAAATCCTCAAAATTGCTGGAATTCACGAGAAAAACTGCCAAGCTGTTGTAGTGCTTTTTGAAGATGATATTAAAAATGCAAAAATAGCTCTCATGTGTAAACTTCTCAATAAAAAGATCGATATTATCGTCAAATCCACCACCAAAGACAATACCGAGCATTTGCGCAATATCGGTATACGCCATATTGAAGACCCTTTCAAGATCGTATCTGATCGCATCTACTTTCAGATTACTGCTCCATATATTTGGCTTTTGGAGATGTGGATATTTGGACATATTTTACGCATACGCAAAAGAGAGTTCTTGCCAAAGGGTAAATATATCATCTGCGGTGCTGGACGTATGGGAAAAGCTCTCGCCCACGCACTAGAGCGAGCAAATATAGAGTATGTCTTCATCGATATCAAATCGAGTGATTACAAAAAACGCAAGCAAAGTGCTATTTATGGAGATGCTGAAGATATCAGGATTTTGATGAAAGCTGGCATCCAAGATGCTAGCTGTATCATCGCTGCAACCAAAGATGATATGATAAACCTCACTATTCTCTCTACTGCCAAAAAACTTAACCCTTCCATTTATACAATTGCAAGAGAAAACACCCTCGAAGATATTAGCGTCTTCAAATCTGCTCGTATCGATCAGATCTATATTCTTGAGCGCGTGCTGGCAAAGTATACCTACAACTTCATAGCAAGACCTATGGCAAACCGCTTCATCCGCTATATCTACCACAAAGACAACAACTGGGCAATGCATGTGGTAGGCAAACTCAGTGCTACAATTGGTAAAAATCCTGATGTTTTTGAGATGACGATCACAGAAGAGAATGCCTATGCACTCTATCATGAGCTCAAAAAAGGAATGGCTATAAATCTGGAAATTCTACGCCGTTCTAGAACAGATTATCGCAAGAAGAATAGAATAGTCTTTTTGATGTATCACTATGAAGATGAGTATACCAAAGAGACGATCCTTATGCCTGATGATAATGTAGAGGTAAAACCTGGAGCCTCTTTGCTCATAGCCTGTGATGAAGAGTCACGCATAGATTTTGAATATATTATCAACAACTACTATGAGCTCTATTATGTTCTCACTGGTAAAGAGCAGCATATGGGAGTATTTAATCTTTTGGGAAGAGAAACAACAAGTATCCATAATGCAGCATAA
- a CDS encoding chloride channel protein yields MVRKHITEQTAILISVTKWIILSSIVGIIIGAIVTLFLKTIHYAELYQHKLPFPYYYLLPFVLILVIWLIKTFAPSAQGHGTEKVIEAVHKKHGKIDLKVVPIKLIATVLTIFAGGSVGKEGPAGQIGAASASGLSDLLRFSDSDRKKIVICGISAGFASVFGTPIAGAIFGVEVLIIGVIMYDVLLPSFIAGFAAFTTAQFLGIEYTYFDLRYYQSINLDPVLIAKVVAAGLFFGLISDIVVTSINLMHKGIEKIPLNIYIKAFLIGLILAGIGTLFGEQYLGLGMGTIKDTLNPDPYFAKDLPWYAFLLKTFTTGLTLAGGGSGGVITPIFYIGATSGHAFGSWFDYEHITLFAALGFVSVLSGATNAPIAATIMAVELFGLEIAHYAALSAVISFLVTGHRSIFPSQILAMRKSEILEVKIGEEIEKAEVDMDIDNTRFKRIRRRILRKKAKLGRRK; encoded by the coding sequence ATGGTACGCAAACATATAACAGAACAGACTGCTATTCTCATATCAGTTACTAAATGGATCATACTCTCCTCTATCGTAGGCATTATCATTGGTGCCATTGTGACACTATTTCTCAAAACTATTCACTATGCTGAACTCTACCAACACAAACTCCCTTTTCCCTATTACTATTTACTCCCTTTTGTACTCATACTTGTAATCTGGCTCATTAAAACTTTTGCCCCCAGTGCACAAGGGCACGGTACAGAAAAAGTCATAGAGGCAGTACACAAAAAACATGGCAAGATCGATCTCAAAGTAGTACCTATCAAACTCATTGCCACAGTCCTTACTATTTTTGCTGGCGGATCAGTAGGTAAAGAGGGACCTGCCGGTCAAATAGGCGCAGCCAGTGCTTCGGGACTCAGCGACCTTTTACGCTTTAGTGATAGCGATCGTAAAAAGATTGTAATCTGCGGTATTAGCGCTGGTTTTGCATCTGTTTTTGGTACGCCTATTGCCGGTGCTATTTTTGGTGTAGAAGTCCTTATCATTGGTGTTATTATGTATGATGTGCTTTTACCATCTTTTATTGCGGGTTTTGCTGCTTTTACTACTGCCCAATTTTTAGGCATTGAGTATACCTATTTTGACCTTCGCTACTACCAAAGTATCAATCTTGATCCTGTTTTGATAGCCAAAGTTGTAGCAGCTGGGCTCTTTTTTGGACTTATCTCTGATATTGTGGTAACGAGCATCAATCTCATGCATAAAGGAATTGAGAAGATACCTCTCAATATCTATATCAAAGCATTCCTCATAGGTCTTATATTAGCAGGTATTGGAACACTTTTTGGAGAGCAGTATCTTGGACTTGGTATGGGAACTATCAAAGATACCCTCAATCCAGATCCCTATTTCGCAAAAGATCTTCCATGGTATGCCTTTTTGCTCAAAACCTTTACTACAGGCCTTACACTTGCCGGTGGTGGAAGTGGTGGAGTGATTACGCCAATATTTTATATCGGAGCGACCAGTGGTCACGCATTTGGTAGCTGGTTTGATTATGAACATATTACTCTCTTTGCTGCTTTGGGCTTTGTAAGCGTACTCAGTGGTGCAACAAACGCACCGATAGCCGCAACGATTATGGCTGTAGAGCTTTTTGGACTAGAGATCGCTCACTACGCAGCCTTGAGTGCAGTCATCAGCTTCCTCGTCACAGGGCATAGGAGTATTTTCCCTTCACAGATTCTTGCGATGCGCAAAAGTGAAATTCTTGAAGTCAAAATCGGCGAAGAGATTGAAAAGGCAGAAGTAGACATGGACATTGACAATACCCGCTTCAAGCGTATCCGTCGCAGAATTTTGCGCAAAAAGGCAAAACTTGGCAGAAGAAAGTAG
- a CDS encoding APC family permease has translation MENKAFGLWSAVFLGIGSMVGIGIFIVIGEAGAIAGNLVIGSFILGGLIALFAGYSLAKLALVYPSRGGVIEYLVQEYGEGFFSGSAGVLFYLAQLIGLAAVCKSFGTYAATYMSSGVTPLYVNIFALGILAFFTLINLVGASFVAKSENAIVIFKLTALVIFVSAALFFIKPTYLSLKDSPPLINMFYALGLVFFAYQGFSVITNTVEDMQNPRKNMLRAMMFAIGIVIVLYVATAVAVLGNLPLSEVIKAKDYALAEAAKPVFGEWGFKIMAAVALVSATSAINASLYAATQISYDLARKGELPKVYEYNVFHSTEGLIVSALLIVPMILFLDLDEIATIASIVILFIQGFVHLGHCFKIKYTNANTFAVMFAAIGAFSAAILALVYASQKMPSVGWYVAGAFFGAYLLEIVLRLTTKRTIKKRILWEPQEIEERLRKILYR, from the coding sequence ATGGAAAACAAAGCTTTTGGTCTATGGAGTGCAGTATTTTTGGGTATAGGCTCAATGGTTGGTATTGGGATTTTTATTGTCATCGGTGAAGCTGGTGCTATTGCTGGCAATCTAGTAATAGGAAGCTTCATTCTTGGTGGTCTCATTGCACTTTTTGCCGGATATTCTCTCGCCAAGCTTGCACTTGTCTATCCAAGCCGCGGTGGTGTGATCGAGTATTTGGTGCAAGAGTATGGCGAAGGCTTTTTTAGTGGTAGTGCTGGGGTGCTTTTCTATCTTGCTCAACTCATAGGACTAGCAGCGGTTTGTAAATCTTTTGGTACTTATGCTGCAACGTATATGAGTAGTGGCGTTACTCCATTGTATGTGAATATCTTTGCTCTTGGTATCTTAGCATTCTTTACTCTTATCAATCTCGTTGGTGCAAGTTTTGTAGCCAAAAGTGAAAATGCTATTGTCATTTTCAAGCTCACTGCCCTTGTGATCTTTGTCAGTGCTGCACTCTTTTTCATCAAACCTACCTATCTCTCCCTCAAAGACTCCCCGCCTCTTATCAATATGTTCTATGCCTTAGGTCTAGTTTTTTTTGCTTATCAGGGATTTAGCGTAATTACCAATACTGTAGAAGATATGCAAAACCCCAGAAAGAATATGCTTCGAGCAATGATGTTTGCTATAGGAATAGTGATAGTTCTCTATGTAGCTACCGCGGTAGCAGTACTTGGCAACTTGCCACTGAGCGAAGTTATTAAAGCCAAAGATTACGCACTCGCAGAAGCTGCTAAGCCAGTATTTGGAGAGTGGGGATTTAAGATTATGGCTGCTGTGGCACTTGTGAGCGCTACAAGTGCAATTAATGCCAGTCTCTATGCAGCTACACAGATAAGCTATGATTTAGCACGAAAAGGAGAGCTGCCGAAGGTATATGAGTATAATGTATTCCACTCTACTGAAGGGCTTATAGTTTCTGCACTCCTTATTGTGCCAATGATTTTGTTTTTGGATCTTGATGAGATTGCTACGATTGCTTCTATTGTGATTCTTTTCATTCAAGGGTTTGTCCATCTTGGTCATTGCTTCAAAATCAAATATACCAATGCTAATACATTTGCGGTTATGTTTGCTGCAATTGGTGCATTTAGTGCTGCAATATTGGCGCTTGTGTATGCATCGCAGAAGATGCCATCGGTTGGATGGTATGTTGCAGGAGCATTTTTTGGTGCTTACCTCTTAGAAATTGTTTTGCGATTGACTACAAAACGTACGATCAAAAAACGCATTTTATGGGAACCTCAAGAGATAGAAGAGCGTCTGAGAAAAATCTTGTATAGGTAG
- a CDS encoding DUF3187 family protein, producing the protein MHKILFLILCSLSLFAAPLQFAIQHPWRMAFYPLTPTDTTVKKSTTFTFTETNDYENEEHLILDYELSTLTLTQTYNLDTTKAVTLHLPLCQIWGGFMDKPLDWFHDVTGLLNGEEHNIKGDNRVFIDFGNIHQNSPYAFIGNATFEFKQLLPWHPKSTNFAYRVGIKIPTAPKSSGFGTKKVDYLVGFIGSYKKWLYNIDLLYLGKNRITNLAKSKRWAYSLYLFYSYKKWEISWRYISSFYTSDHDWFDSPSQIVNVTYQLNDRWSIFASENLTPFYGSPDFTIGAQLKF; encoded by the coding sequence ATGCATAAAATACTTTTTTTAATTCTTTGTTCTTTGAGCCTCTTCGCAGCTCCTTTGCAGTTTGCAATCCAACATCCTTGGCGCATGGCTTTTTATCCTCTTACACCTACAGATACCACTGTTAAAAAAAGCACAACGTTTACCTTCACTGAAACCAATGATTATGAAAATGAAGAGCATCTCATTCTTGATTATGAACTCAGTACCCTTACTCTCACACAAACCTACAATCTAGATACAACAAAAGCAGTAACGCTCCATCTTCCTCTTTGCCAAATATGGGGAGGCTTTATGGATAAGCCCCTTGATTGGTTCCACGATGTCACAGGACTACTCAACGGAGAAGAGCATAACATTAAAGGGGACAATAGAGTCTTCATCGATTTTGGCAATATTCACCAAAATTCACCTTACGCATTCATTGGAAACGCAACTTTTGAATTTAAGCAGCTACTCCCTTGGCATCCAAAGAGTACCAATTTTGCTTATCGCGTCGGTATAAAAATCCCTACAGCTCCTAAAAGCAGTGGGTTTGGTACGAAAAAGGTTGATTATTTAGTAGGATTTATTGGAAGTTATAAAAAGTGGTTGTACAATATTGACCTCCTCTATCTTGGAAAAAATCGTATCACCAATCTAGCCAAATCTAAAAGATGGGCATATTCTCTCTATCTCTTTTATAGTTATAAAAAATGGGAAATCTCTTGGCGCTATATTAGTTCATTCTATACAAGCGATCATGACTGGTTCGATTCACCTTCACAAATCGTGAATGTTACGTATCAGTTAAATGATAGATGGAGTATTTTTGCGAGTGAAAACCTCACCCCTTTTTATGGAAGTCCCGACTTTACCATTGGTGCACAGCTAAAATTTTAA
- the ppk2 gene encoding polyphosphate kinase 2, whose translation MDKKKYKKELYLLQVELVKFQREVITKDLKVCTIFEGRDAAGKDGTIKRFTEHLSPRETRVVALGKPSDIEKKSWYFQRYVPHLPHGGEMVFFNRSWYNRAGVEKVMGFCTQEEYERFMQEVPNFEHLLVHDGMIFTKYYLDITKEEQKKRLEERKKDPLKQWKLSPIDQKAQELWKEYSLARDEMFARTHFAYAPWYVVRADDKKAARINTIKHFLSKAEYDGKDESLLIYDPNIVCEFDQACYEKGLIAP comes from the coding sequence ATGGATAAGAAAAAATATAAAAAAGAGCTCTACCTTCTCCAAGTTGAACTTGTCAAGTTCCAACGTGAAGTCATAACTAAAGATCTCAAAGTCTGCACCATCTTTGAAGGCCGTGATGCGGCTGGAAAGGATGGAACCATCAAACGCTTTACCGAACACCTCAGCCCAAGAGAAACACGTGTTGTTGCTTTGGGAAAACCAAGTGATATCGAAAAGAAGAGCTGGTATTTTCAGCGCTATGTCCCTCACCTCCCTCATGGTGGCGAGATGGTTTTTTTCAACCGTAGCTGGTACAACCGTGCAGGTGTTGAAAAGGTGATGGGATTTTGCACCCAAGAAGAGTATGAGCGCTTCATGCAAGAGGTGCCAAATTTTGAACATCTTTTAGTGCATGATGGCATGATCTTTACAAAATATTATCTCGATATAACAAAAGAGGAGCAAAAAAAGCGCCTAGAAGAGCGCAAAAAGGATCCACTCAAACAATGGAAACTCAGTCCCATCGATCAAAAAGCACAAGAGCTGTGGAAAGAATACTCTTTGGCTCGAGATGAGATGTTTGCTAGAACTCACTTTGCCTATGCTCCCTGGTATGTAGTGAGGGCAGATGATAAGAAGGCTGCCCGCATCAATACCATAAAGCACTTTTTAAGTAAAGCAGAGTATGATGGAAAAGATGAATCACTTCTCATCTATGATCCAAACATAGTGTGTGAGTTTGATCAAGCCTGCTACGAAAAAGGGCTCATAGCCCCATAA